From one Marmota flaviventris isolate mMarFla1 chromosome 1, mMarFla1.hap1, whole genome shotgun sequence genomic stretch:
- the Ccdc92 gene encoding coiled-coil domain-containing protein 92 — translation MAATNLENQLQSAQKNLLFLQREHAGTLRGLHAEIRRLQQHCTDLTYELTLKSSEPTGDGSSRSAELKRRCEDLEAQLKAKEDENRQLLEELGQKSALMAVLENTLKEREKKYLEELKVKSHKLSLLSAELEQRASTVAYLTAQLHAAKKRLLSSSGTSDASPAGGTPLASYKPAPPKDKLPETPRRRMKKSLSTPLHPEFEEVYRLGAESRKLLLREPVDAMPDPTPFLLAREAAEVQLIKERPLVIPPIASDRAAGGQHSPAREKPHKAHVGVAHRIHHASPPQPQPEVETLAVDQVNGGKAVRKHSGTDRTV, via the exons ATGGCAGCCACGAACCTGGAGAACCAGTTGCAAAGTGCCCAGAAGAACCTCCTGTTCCTGCAGCGGGAGCATGCGGGCACGCTGAGGGGGCTACACGCGGAGATCAGGCGGCTGCAGCAGCACTGCACGG ATCTGACATATGAGTTGACACTGAAGAGTTCTGAGCCGACAG GAGACGGCTCTTCCAGAAGCGCTGAGCTGAAGAGACGATGTGAGGACCTGGAGGCCCAGCTGAAGGCCAAGGAGGATGAGAACAGGCAGCTGCTAGAGGAGCTGGGGCAGAAGAGCGCCCTGATGGCGGTGCTGGAGAACACCCTCAAGGAGCGGGAGAAGAAGTACCTGGAGGAGCTGAAGGTGAAGAGCCACAAGCTGAGCCTGCTGTCGGCCGAGCTGGAGCAGCGCGCCAGCACCGTGGCATACCTGACAGCGCAGCTGCACGCTGCCAAGAAGAGGCTCCTGAGCTCCAGTGGCACCTCAGACGCCAGCCCAGCTGGAGGCACCCCGCTGGCCAGCTACAAGCCCGCGCCCCCCAAGGACAAGCTGCCCGAGACACCGCGCCGCCGCATGAAGAAGAGCCTCTCCACCCCGCTGCACCCCGAGTTCGAGGAGGTCTACAGACTGGGGGCCGAGAGCCGCAAACTCCTCCTGCGCGAGCCTGTGGACGCCATGCCTGACCCCACCCCGTTCCTGCTGGCCCGGGAGGCGGCCGAGGTCCAGCTCATCAAGGAGCGGCCGCTGGTCATCCCGCCCATTGCCTCGGACCGCGCGGCAGGCGGGCAGCACAGCCCAGCCCGCGAGAAGCCGCACAAGGCCCACGTCGGGGTGGCCCATCGCATCCACCATGCCAgccccccacagccccagccagAGGTGGAGACGCTGGCCGTGGACCAGGTGAACGGAGGCAAGGCAGTGCGGAAGCACTCAGGGACGGACAGAACTGTGTGA